The genome window ATTTAAGACTGATCTTTCTAGCGGTCACAGCGGTGCGTCGGGAAGATATGATGCACTAAAAGAAGTGGCAATAGATTTTGCATTTCTGTTAGATCTTGAAAATATCAACAGCTAGTTTTTTTTATGTAAATTTGCCAAGTTTTGTGCAAAAAAATGATGTACATAGGAATTTTTTTAGTTGCTTTAAACTTTTTAATATTAAAAGTGAAACTAAAGGTTCCAAGCAAAAACCAACATATGAGCGACAACATTAAAGCGTATAATAATGTATTGGAATTAATAGGTGAAACACCTTTAATAAAACTTTCAAAATCAGTAGAAACTTTTCCAGGTAATTATTACGCCAAAGTAGAGGCTTTTAATCCAGGGCATTCCTCAAAAGATCGTATTGCACTTCATATCATTGAAGAGGCAGAACGCAAAGGAATTCTTAAAGCTGGAGATACTATCATAGAAACTACTTCTGGAAATACTGGTTTTAGCATCGCTATGGTAAGCCGTATTAAGGGTTACGACTGTGTACTAGCAGTAAGTTCAAAATCTAGTGCAGACAAAATAGACATGTTAAAGTCTATGGGAGCAAAGGTTTATGTTTGTCCTGCAAACGTAAGTGCTGATGATCCTCGTAGTTATTATCAAGTAGCAAAACGTCTTCATGATGAAATTAAGAACAGTATATACATCAATCAGTATTTTAACGATCTAAATGCAGAGGCTCACTATTTATCTACTGGTCCTGAAATCTGGAATCAAACCGCTGGTGAAATCACACATTTAGTCGCTTGTAGTGGAACTGGGGGGACTATTTCTGGTACTGCTCGATTCTTAAAAGAGCAAAATCCAAATGTAAAAATATTAGGGGTAGATGCCTATGGTAGCGTTCTTAAGAAATATCATGAGACTCAAGAATTTGATAAAAATGAGATCTATCCTTACCGTATAGAAGGATTGGGTAAAAACTTGATCCCTACGGCAACTGATTTTGATGTGATAGATAGTTTTACTAAAGTAAAGGATGAAGATGCTGCACATACAGCACGCCAAATTTCACAAACAGAAGGTTTATTTGTAGGTTATACAAGTGGAGCAGCTATGCAAGCGGTAAAACAATTAGCTGCAGCTGGCGAGTTTGATGAAAATTCTAAAGTGGTTGTTATTTTTCCAGACCATGGCTCTCGTTATATGAGTAAGATTTATAACGATGAGTGGATGCAGGATCAAGGCTTTTTTGATTCAAAATCAACAGCTAGTCAGCAATATATAGAATATATCAAGTAGGTTAGACGAATATTTAACATTATATAAACCGTTGTATTACAGAAATATAGCGGTTTTTTTATGTCGCTTCTGCGAAAGCCATATCCTCATAAATCCTTAAACACCTATTTATCAACAGGTTATTGTTATCAACTTCTTTATTATGCACGCATAATGAATAGGCAAATTGTGATTAGAATTGTATCTTTGCCTCATTATAACATTCCTATGAAAGATTTATTTGATAAAATTTATAAAGACAAAGGACCTTTAGGTAAGTGGGCCAGCGTAGCTGAAGGATATTTTGTATTTCCAAAGTTAGAAGGACCTATTTCTAACCGAATGCAATTCAACGGTAGAGAAGTGATTACCTGGAGTGTCAATGATTATCTGGGTCTTGCTAATCACCCTGAGGTAAGAAAGGTAGATGCTGAGGCAGGAGTTGAATTCGGTAGTGCATATCCTATGGGAGCACGTATGATGAGCGGTCATACAGATCTACACGAACAACTTCAAAATGAGTTGGCAGAATTTGTCAATAAAGAAGCGGCTTACTTATTAAACTTTGGTTACCAAGGATGTATGTCTACGGTAGATGCGCTAGTTTGTAAAGATGACGTTATTGTTTACGATGTAGATGCACATGCTTGTATCATTGATGGTGTACGTCTACACCAGGGTAAGCGTTTTACTTACAAGCACAACGATTTAGAAAGTATAGAAAAGAACTTACAACGTGCCACTAAAATTGCAGAGCATACCGGTGGAGGAATCTTAGTGATTTCTGAGGGTGTTTTTGGAATGCGTGGTGAGCAAGGAAAATTAAAAGAAATAGTTGCACTTAAGAAAAAGTACAACTTCCGTCTTTTTGTAGATGATGCACATGGATTCGGTACATTAGGTAAAACTGGTGCTGGAGCAGGTGAGGAACAAGGTATACAAGATGATATCGATGTTTACTTTGCCACATTTGCAAAATCTCTTGCTAGTACAGGTGCTTTTATAGCAGCCGATAAAGAAATAATGGATTATTTAAAGTACAATTTGCGTTCTCAAATGTTTGCAAAATCGCTGCAATCACAGTTAGTAGTAGGTGCTTTAAAACGTCTTGACATGTTGCGTACCATGCCAGAGCTTAGAGAAAAGCTTTGGGAAAACGTAAATGCATTGCAAAACGGTTTAAAAGATCGTGGCTTTGATATAGGCACAACACAATCTTGTGTAACTCCAGTATATTTGAAAGGAAGTATTCCAGAAGCGATGGCGTTGGTAAAAGACTTGCGTGAGAACTTTGGTGTATTTTGCTCTATAGTTGTGTATCCTGTAATACCTAAAGGTCTTATTTTGTTAAGGTTGATTCCCACAGCTTCCCATACTATGGAAGATATCGAAGAAACACTAACTTCATTTGAAGGAATTCGAGAGAGATTAGATAGTGGTGTTTATAAAAGACTAAGCGCTAGTGTAGCAGCTGCATTTGCATAAACTAACCGCTGATTACATATTCAGTTTATTAATAAAAAGCCCTGTAAAACAGGGCTTTTCTATGTAAAATAGTTAAATTTTAATTCTTTTACTAAACTGTGTCGAGCTTATGGAAATACTATTGAGTCTATAGTCTATGGAGCTTCCTTATAAAGGGAGGCTTGCTGCATAACACTTATAGGGTAGCTGATGACTTGGTATCCTGCGGCCTTGCCTGTTTCTTCTTTATTCTTTAGTACCGACATGGTAATCATAAAATCCATGCGGTCTTTGTAGAAAACTTCGCTGTTTTGCAATAAATTACCAGCGACTTCATAAGTGCTAAATAAGGTGTTCTTAGAATAAGCTACGGGAAGTAAAATACCATTATTCTCATCTAATTCATAAATGTTAGGGTTTTCTGTCCGGATTAACGTGTAGGCTCTTTCAGATCTCTCCACACCGTAGTATATTTTATAGTCGTATTCAAAAGGATCAGATGTAGCAAGCAGATGAAATTCCATAGGAATAATTTCAACCCCATAGCTCGTCGTGTTCATTAGATCTCCTTTATAGACGCCTAAAAAGTCATCTGGAAATACAAGTTCTTTTTCGGCCTCTTCAAGAATAGGTGCTGATGATTTAGAATTTTCTTCTGGCCCTGTTTTACAGTTTACAAAAAGCAGAAGGAGGGCAATTAAGGTCCATTGTTTCATAAGTCAAAAATAGAAATTTATTTGGTCTGCTTACCGTGAAATCCTATCTAGTTCTCTAAAAGAAGAAATCCCAAGTTGTCAAAGATGACATCTCAGGATTTCTAACTAACCAACCAAAAAACTTTATGAAAATTTCTCTTACTAATCTTCTCTTACATAACTGCAATACACGTGCCAAACTATTATGCATGCATAATAAATAATTATTCATATAAATTTATTAGTATAAAAAGCCAAGAGGTCATTCTGTTTTAGCCTTAATTCTTACTATAGATAGCACAAATGCTAAGACGGCTTTATGTTTTGGAGTAGATGAATGAAGTGTAATAGGATCTTTAATAATCGATTATATTATATAATCTACTGATTACTAAATATTAAGAGAAGCTATTTGTCCTATGTCGGGAGTACACTTCATTTTAAATACCACATATTGAGGCAACTAAGGCAATGGTCCATTGTAATTGCCCTATTAGGAGTTAAATAGGTCATTGAGGTGACACTCTGACATTAATTTTCATAAGAACTCTTGTTAATAGGGGACTCTTATAGTTCTGACTTTCATAAGTTTTACTTAGAGGTTTTCTTTCAATTATACATGGAAGGTATCAACTAAA of Nonlabens sp. Ci31 contains these proteins:
- a CDS encoding PLP-dependent cysteine synthase family protein gives rise to the protein MSDNIKAYNNVLELIGETPLIKLSKSVETFPGNYYAKVEAFNPGHSSKDRIALHIIEEAERKGILKAGDTIIETTSGNTGFSIAMVSRIKGYDCVLAVSSKSSADKIDMLKSMGAKVYVCPANVSADDPRSYYQVAKRLHDEIKNSIYINQYFNDLNAEAHYLSTGPEIWNQTAGEITHLVACSGTGGTISGTARFLKEQNPNVKILGVDAYGSVLKKYHETQEFDKNEIYPYRIEGLGKNLIPTATDFDVIDSFTKVKDEDAAHTARQISQTEGLFVGYTSGAAMQAVKQLAAAGEFDENSKVVVIFPDHGSRYMSKIYNDEWMQDQGFFDSKSTASQQYIEYIK
- a CDS encoding aminotransferase class I/II-fold pyridoxal phosphate-dependent enzyme: MKDLFDKIYKDKGPLGKWASVAEGYFVFPKLEGPISNRMQFNGREVITWSVNDYLGLANHPEVRKVDAEAGVEFGSAYPMGARMMSGHTDLHEQLQNELAEFVNKEAAYLLNFGYQGCMSTVDALVCKDDVIVYDVDAHACIIDGVRLHQGKRFTYKHNDLESIEKNLQRATKIAEHTGGGILVISEGVFGMRGEQGKLKEIVALKKKYNFRLFVDDAHGFGTLGKTGAGAGEEQGIQDDIDVYFATFAKSLASTGAFIAADKEIMDYLKYNLRSQMFAKSLQSQLVVGALKRLDMLRTMPELREKLWENVNALQNGLKDRGFDIGTTQSCVTPVYLKGSIPEAMALVKDLRENFGVFCSIVVYPVIPKGLILLRLIPTASHTMEDIEETLTSFEGIRERLDSGVYKRLSASVAAAFA